The Anolis carolinensis isolate JA03-04 unplaced genomic scaffold, rAnoCar3.1.pri scaffold_49, whole genome shotgun sequence sequence CTGAGTCTCCTTCATGCTGAATGTCACAATGATTGTTGCTATCTACTTTTCATTCCTCTGTGTCTGCCATTCCTTGGGAGCCACCTACCTGGGTTGACAGAAATGGTTCCTTCCAGGCATGGGATACAAACATAGCAGCAAATTGGTTGTCCTTCAGGGACCATCTTCCTTTCGCCTGGTTGGCAGCTTGGATTACAGACAGAACGAGGTGTTACCTAAAAGACATCAAGGAATGAAATCATAATTGAGAACATCCTTTTTCTATAGAAACACATTATTTCAGCAGCAGGGATGAGGAACCATTAATGTGAATTGGAGACTTCCAGGATCATTGCTGACAGACAATTCCCACATTATACCTGTTCGTAGAATATGAATAGTTTTCCCACCTGGTCAAATGAGTTGGGCCACACAATGGCCTCTTCGTCAATGATCATCTTCACATTTGAGGAAGTCTCTCTCTGGAGTTTTCCAACTTTCACTCTTCTAGCAGACTCATTAGGAAATGTAATCAGGTTGACAAGATCATAGTCAGCCACCAGCTCTCCATCATTGTCAAAATATACTTCATCCATAGTGGTACTGTTAAAGTGGACATTTCTTAGAAAAGAATGAACCTGGGAAGAAGTGGAAGTGCCATCATTGGCAAAAtggaaagaagaattagaatccTGTCACCAGACTTTCCCAATGCAATAAGTGTCCTTGCCACCTTTCAAAGGCATTGATGTAATAAGGCATTCCTGCTTCAAAAGCTCTCACCTCTGAAGACTATTAAGttcagtattaaacatcatttaaCAGCAACACTAGATATTTTTGCTGAATCTGATTGAACCAAACCTTTGCACTATTGGAGAAATATGGGAGAATTACTAACTCCTAGTGAAGAATGCATTGTTGGATGTGCAGAAAGATAGCAGGGAACCATCTCTGTGTTGGAGTAGTTTTGATTGAATTGAAAAAAAACTTTCAATACTTAGTTTTCTCATAGCAAACCGACAATTTGTTTCACAGTATTCTTGTATCTTCACACAGCAAAATGTGAACACAGATTTGAATAGGTACACATAACTAAATTTAACAGATTTGTTAAACAGATTTAATCAAATTAAAAATGTAGCACTTAAGCAGATATAAGCAGGCAAAATATAATGGCTGAACATGGTTTAGGACTTAAGAAAGCCTCCATATGCCATGCCATAAGATTCACCTATCTAGTCCTGTTTCACATCCTTAACAAGAAAGGAAATCTTTAGATATCTCAATACAACACTAAAAATGCTATATTTTTATGATGATTTTTCACATTTGTGCTGTGCAAATTAAACCCTTGTACAAAACAAAGAATTCACCCACACTTTTCACTCCTGCATATGTGAGGTGTGGGTGGGGGGCAATAAGAAAATCTTTACATTTCTCTTCTCACATGAtccagggaaaggattcccttcACCATTATTACTATATGTGGGTTATTTTGACTGGGTACACCTGCCCCAAAGAGTCATCTTGGAGTCTTCATCATGAAATGCCTTTGCTCTGTCTACCACAGGCTTACTGTCTATCATACCTTGGATAGCTTATAGCTGTATTAAGGTCCTGAATGAAATCGAATGGAGGCTGAAATGCAACATCACTAGCTATAACGTCAGCTGTAATTGTTCATTTTCTTACCTGCCATGATTGTGTCATGGCTGTAAgatccagtattttttcttttttcatatttttgctAGATAAGGGCATCATCATGGCATGGAAGGCATGGGCTACAACATAGACTGCATTGTAAATATTGTAGCTTTCAGCAGACATGCTTTTCTCAAGCCAAGCTTTGGAAAGAACTCCCAGATTTTCCTTCTCTCTACATCTTTTCCAGGTCTTTCTTGAAAATCTGTGGTCGGAATCATAGCAGTCAAACATATCTGACCAGACATGTTCAAAAGTATCTTTATCCTCATCCAGGAAAAGTTCTTGGGACTTTGATCTCCTATCTGTTTGGATGATGAAGGACAAGGCACCATGGAAATATTTAATATCCCAGTAAGAAAAAAAGGTGCTTAAAGTAAAGCCCCACAAGGCTGTGGAGACCCACACTTTCCCTGGAGGGTAATGTTTTTCCAGTATGGAAAGCATAACTGGCAACAAAATCATTGAATCTGAATCCCCGAAGTAAATGACTACATTGATTTTCTCTTCTAGGAGGTTTTCAAATAGGTTCAGTATTTCATTATCTAAAAGAGTAAAGCCATCAACAAATACAAGTGGGATCCTGTGAGAGAAGGCTATGCAAATACCGCTCTCGGAGAACAGTGTTTCCATGGTTCTGAGAAACTGATTTCCACCATCGGTTTTTGGGACAGCAATGCTGATCCACATCCACTTGAAATGAAGCAGCAACTTAACAATCCCCATGTACTGTGAGATTTCCTTGGGACTCATCCAGAAGGAGAAGGGGAACTGGGTTTTTTCATGTAGAATATGGTTGACAAAGCCATAAGTGAGCTACAAATGAAATAAACATATGAAGATATTGATCTTTAAACTAGTTTGTGCCAATAATCCAACCCCAttccaaaaattttttaaaaaaacaaacaattttgTGTAATAGACACTATTTTTACTACACTATTTTAtaaaatggaacttgagcatccatggattatggtatccatgggggtcctggaatcaaactacagtggataccaagggcccactgtgtaTTCTTTATTTCTTATTTGTACAACAGTATAGAGATATAATTGCAAAACCAcatgataaatataaatatgtattatGCTAGAAATAGAGATTGACAGTTTAAAGTTGTATCGTGATTattttatctctctgtgtgtgtttagcTGGTATGGATATAAATTTTGGAGGTTGCTTTGATGCCTTTTATTTTAAAGGCATTTGCTTTTGTTACGTGATGTTAACTTATAATGTTATTGTAAAGTGTATTTATATTATTCTAGGTAAATAGGACTTTATGCAAAAACACTTGTctgtaaaaaaaatctgtaaaaaaagaaacaacGCAAGAAAGAAAGAGGGCTTGATGCTTAGATAATAGCCTCAGAAAAATGAATTTAACattccaaaaatatgcaaaatgaaATTAATAGAATTTAGTGAAAAGTGGAGCTATAATATTCCCAAGAACCTctatttgtttgatgttgttcttAAAAAATAGTGGGCAACTATTTCTAATTTCATTTCACACATCTGTTATATCAATGTATATCTTCCTAGTGAGATGCACTAATATAGAAGGCTAACTCTGGGAATTCATATTTGGAGAAAAGGTGGCTTTCTTAAAGTACGCAACAATGGAAAATTCACAAGGAAAAGTGATATGTTTCATGCACTCTTCAGAACCACAGAAACTCCTTGATTCATATATCTGATTCATATTTTATtctacacagatgaataaaatccagattatctactttgaacttgattatatggcagtgtagactcagatcatccagttcaaagcagataatgtggattttctgccttgatattctagattatatgatagtgtagaagggccacAAGGTGACTTTGAGTCCAGAGGCTCAGCATTAGATCAGACATTTGCTTGGATTGATCCTTATCACTGTCCTTACCTGAGGAACCTTATAGATCTCTAGGATGGTTGCCATTTGAAAATAGGTTTCAAAGTCCCCTCCTTGGATAACAGCCAGGAGCTTTTCTTCCTGTCCACACTTGAAATTAGGGACCATCGAATGCCCACTAGAAAGCATATCTATTGCGGCTTCGTAGACAACCCTTTTGCTGAAATAGTTTTCATAGAGATTGTAACCAAGGGTGATATTGGGTAAGAGCTCTGAATTTTTATTGATCTCACTAATTGCAAATAAGATGGCTAGGATATGCTGGTAGTTTCTCTTCATTAACCTGCATTGTAAATAAAATTCAAGATAAACCTCTTCCACAGACTcacgcatacacatacacacacacaaactatggCTGGGATTCTGTGCACCATTTATAAGAGCATAATTGTGACTTATGATTTTGCAACTGCTGGTGATTCGTTTTTATGGCCATAAGTGACTAAATATTCCCTCAAAAACTTACCTTTCTAGCTTGTCAGTGTCTGACAAAAATGTTCCTGAGGTGCCAGAGATAGGTTTTCTCCATACATTATGGAGTGTTCCAGGAATTGTCTCACAATGCTCTGATTTCTGTTGCCTCAGAAATATTTTTGCTAGTCTGCGTCTAGGCTGAAAGGGTAAAGTAGTTATATTGACAATGCAGGATCTTGGTCCATGTCTTGGTACTTAACTTGGTACTTTCACCTAAACTTATAAAAAATATCCCAGTGGTTTGACTACTTGGACAAACCACTATAAGAACTGTGCTTGTAAGTCTATTTTCCCATAGGCATGTAGGCACAAGAGTGTTGGACTAGTTCAGTTTTTTGGTCTGGATCCCAGCATTGGATCCTTTCACACCTTTCTGTTGTCATGTGTTCTGTACCTGAAATACATTTCTGGAGAAGCAGCATGGCAAAGGTACTGCTCCTCGTGAGCTCTCATTTGGGTACTCTCAAGGCTTGTCTATATCAGCTCCAAATTCTGAAGAGGAACCAAAGTTGCCCTGATCTTTAATGTGGAATAAATTGGGATGAAGCAATGTAGCCTTGAATTACAGTAGTGCTGCATTTTGGACAGAGTTaaagtagtttgacatcactttaactgctatttaACTGcattgttctacagtgtagatgtaccccgaGAACTCTGTTTTAGCTTCTGTAGCCGACTGCTATTGTTGGCctattaagttttttaaaaaccttgacAGAGATGGTTTACTGTGAgatttccgagctgtatggccatttcccaaaagcattttctcctggaattgtttcgcctgcatctatggcaggcatccttagaggttatgagctatgcctctgaggatgcctgccatagattcaggtgaaacatcaggaaataatgcttctggaatgtggccgtacatcttggaaaactcacagcaacccagtgattctggccatgaaagccttcgacaacaccttgaCAGAGATGTCTTACAAAAATGATATTTGTGAAGTCACAAAGTGACTTTATCCGCTGTATATCTTTTTCGTCAGTCTATAGTTTGTATGTCAAATGTAGAGACCACTGAATTAAACAATAGTATTTAGGCTTTCTACCCTGGTAATGGCATTTAAGGGCAGTTctctccctttttattttttttccatgttttatcatTTCCCCACTTTGCTTTCAATGAGGTTAATTTAATTATATAACAGAG is a genomic window containing:
- the LOC107983458 gene encoding vomeronasal type-2 receptor 26-like isoform X1; translated protein: MIPLLLHFCLPFGVVMEGNLDFSRIRQRRPYDYYRSGDYLISGVIPTRTAMFPNHDFQYNPAEDLQPLMKRNYQHILAILFAISEINKNSELLPNITLGYNLYENYFSKRVVYEAAIDMLSSGHSMVPNFKCGQEEKLLAVIQGGDFETYFQMATILEIYKVPQLTYGFVNHILHEKTQFPFSFWMSPKEISQYMGIVKLLLHFKWMWISIAVPKTDGGNQFLRTMETLFSESGICIAFSHRIPLVFVDGFTLLDNEILNLFENLLEEKINVVIYFGDSDSMILLPVMLSILEKHYPPGKVWVSTALWGFTLSTFFSYWDIKYFHGALSFIIQTDRRSKSQELFLDEDKDTFEHVWSDMFDCYDSDHRFSRKTWKRCREKENLGVLSKAWLEKSMSAESYNIYNAVYVVAHAFHAMMMPLSSKNMKKEKILDLTAMTQSWQVHSFLRNVHFNSTTMDEVYFDNDGELVADYDLVNLITFPNESARRVKVGKLQRETSSNVKMIIDEEAIVWPNSFDQVTPRSVCNPSCQPGERKMVPEGQPICCYVCIPCLEGTISVNPDADQCQECSEDQYSNKNRDQCISKIIDFLSFGEVLGIVLVFFSLFLCVATVLILVIFLRHRNTPIVKANNRNLTYILLVSILLACLSSFLFIGQPEKVTCLLRQTTFSVIFSIAISSVLAKTITVILVFMATQPGHRMQKWMGQNLANAIVFFGSIIQFGICIVWMGTSPPYPELVMNSHVRQIILQCNEGSAIMFYSALGFMGILTTTSFIVAFLARKLPGGFNEAKFITFSMLIVCSVWISFVPTYLSTKGKYMVAVQIFSILASNTGLLGFIFLPKCYIIVLKPHLNTKEQLMAKRNKFG
- the LOC107983458 gene encoding vomeronasal type-2 receptor 26-like isoform X2 translates to MIPLLLHFCLPFGVVMEGNLDFSRIRQRRPYDYYRSGDYLISGVIPTRTAMFPNHDFQYNPAEDLQPLMKRNYQHILAILFAISEINKNSELLPNITLGYNLYENYFSKRVVYEAAIDMLSSGHSMVPNFKCGQEEKLLAVIQGGDFETYFQMATILEIYKVPQLTYGFVNHILHEKTQFPFSFWMSPKEISQYMGIVKLLLHFKWMWISIAVPKTDGGNQFLRTMETLFSESGICIAFSHRIPLVFVDGFTLLDNEILNLFENLLEEKINVVIYFGDSDSMILLPVMLSILEKHYPPGKVWVSTALWGFTLSTFFSYWDIKYFHGALSFIIQTDRRSKSQELFLDEDKDTFEHVWSDMFDCYDSDHRFSRKTWKRCREKENLGVLSKAWLEKSMSAESYNIYNAVYVVAHAFHAMMMPLSSKNMKKEKILDLTAMTQSWQVHSFLRNVHFNSTTMDEVYFDNDGELVADYDLVNLITFPNESARRVKVGKLQRETSSNVKMIIDEEAIVWPNSFDQVTPRSVCNPSCQPGERKMVPEGQPICCYVCIPCLEGTISVNPGIQGAVTSFSKVSLTCTRSNKELGKIENEEGQKAIDARGRDSYTTTVSTGDKGPPSSPMWLRIVIGMSFTASIALKCIVVFMVLSASQVHPVENKAPKEIQACMQKCIPCRSAKNYTTANLTLDPNTAHPQLFVSEDLKSVEWRNMAQNVTSTKIRYDVLPSVLSQESFTSGKICWEVEVVQDGHWWAVGVADKSVNRKGSIYFAPQAGYWAVQRIGGQYESITDPKRTILTLHKRLTRIQVLLDYSEGQVAFFDGDTDAEIFTFPQTTFKEEIYAFFLVDKSNAKLTLHP
- the LOC107983458 gene encoding vomeronasal type-2 receptor 26-like isoform X3 translates to MIPLLLHFCLPFGVVMEGNLDFSRIRQRRPYDYYRSGDYLISGVIPTRTAMFPNHDFQYNPAEDLQPKRVVYEAAIDMLSSGHSMVPNFKCGQEEKLLAVIQGGDFETYFQMATILEIYKVPQLTYGFVNHILHEKTQFPFSFWMSPKEISQYMGIVKLLLHFKWMWISIAVPKTDGGNQFLRTMETLFSESGICIAFSHRIPLVFVDGFTLLDNEILNLFENLLEEKINVVIYFGDSDSMILLPVMLSILEKHYPPGKVWVSTALWGFTLSTFFSYWDIKYFHGALSFIIQTDRRSKSQELFLDEDKDTFEHVWSDMFDCYDSDHRFSRKTWKRCREKENLGVLSKAWLEKSMSAESYNIYNAVYVVAHAFHAMMMPLSSKNMKKEKILDLTAMTQSWQVHSFLRNVHFNSTTMDEVYFDNDGELVADYDLVNLITFPNESARRVKVGKLQRETSSNVKMIIDEEAIVWPNSFDQVTPRSVCNPSCQPGERKMVPEGQPICCYVCIPCLEGTISVNPDADQCQECSEDQYSNKNRDQCISKIIDFLSFGEVLGIVLVFFSLFLCVATVLILVIFLRHRNTPIVKANNRNLTYILLVSILLACLSSFLFIGQPEKVTCLLRQTTFSVIFSIAISSVLAKTITVILVFMATQPGHRMQKWMGQNLANAIVFFGSIIQFGICIVWMGTSPPYPELVMNSHVRQIILQCNEGSAIMFYSALGFMGILTTTSFIVAFLARKLPGGFNEAKFITFSMLIVCSVWISFVPTYLSTKGKYMVAVQIFSILASNTGLLGFIFLPKCYIIVLKPHLNTKEQLMAKRNKFG